AGTTGAACGACTCTTTTACATTCAATCAAACACTACTTCTAATCTTCTGTTGATACCTTTTTAATActaatatttatgtaatttattttaattttctactCATTGAGATAAGGTACACGTGCAACGTGCGTACTGTAAAACTAGTACACACAcacattttgtatgttatatgataaaaaattatacaaattttatacacgtTTTCGGCTACtagatgtaaatagtttctggcgcggactaaaagtgataatacccccaACTTATGCAATTTTCTTATATATTCCACTTCTATAAATATTGTCATAAAAAAGCTTCTTTTAAcgacaagaagaagaaaaaaaagcctAGATTCCAATCAATAAAATACTTCCAAAATTACAAATTAATGTGTGCTTTCCGGTTGAAAGAAATTTGACTTACTAATAAGTAAAAAACTTTTATCCTAATCATGAGTTGAATAAAATCCATATCTGAAATTAATGATTCAAAACAGTTAATCTCAAAAGTAAAAGGACCATTCAAGCAATATTAGAAAAACCTAGGGGCTAATTTGCAACCAAAGGAAAAGCTTAAGCAAAGAGCTGACATACTAGCaaatctgtgtgtgtgtgtgtgtgtgagagagagagagagagagagagagagagagagagagtagaaAACTCTTTTATACTAATCATGATTTGAATAAAAGCCATATCTGAAATTAATGATCCATAATAGTAATTCTCAAAGTAAAGGACCATTACACAATATAAGAAAAATAGTGGAGCTAATTTGACAAAATTAACCAACCAAAGGAAAAGCTTAAGCAAAGAAGCTGGCCATACTAGCAAATTCTGTTGGAGACAGAGAAAAAGAATATGCATGGTTGTTGAAAAACTGAGGAAGCTTAGCTTAAAGGCAATGAAGACTCTGCAACCAACACATCTTCCATAGAATGGACATATATTAGGTACAAGAAAGATACATAGAAAATGACACTAGCACTACTAATGTTTACCTTCCATCATTCTTTCTTTCATTTAAAAAGTAAACCTTAAACCATATATACCATTGTCATCACCCTCCATTTCTCACTAGAATCATATCCACCACCTCCCTCTGACATGGAAGCCAGTGCCGGTCTTGTCGCTGGTTCGCATAACCGGAACGAGCTCGTCGTCATTCATGGCCATGAAGAGGTAGTTATGTCTGGAACATTCTTTAGGAATGTCCAAAGTTAACATTGAAGTGCATGCATAGAAGTaatcttaggggtcgtttggtacatGGGATAAGGATAATAATCTCGGGATAGAATTGGGATTAATTTTGTCCCATGTTTGGTTTGGGGTATTAGCTAATCCCGGGACAACTTTTACACGAAAATGGTGGGAttaattttctcatacaaaaGGTGGGATAACTAATCTCATGGGATATCCAAAGATATCCCACCAttgtaccaaacgacccctcacAATGTTACATTTAATTATATCTTTATGTTCAATATGAAATATAGAGAAGGAAAAGATgactttgcttttctttttcgTCCAAATCTAACTTTCTTTCTTGTCCTATATTTGGTGCAGCATAAGCCATTGAAGGATTTGAGTGGACAAGTTTGTGAGATATGTGGGGATGAAATAGGACTAACAGTGGATGGTGATCTCTTTGTGGCCTGCAATGAGTGTGGTTTCCCTGTGTGCAGGCCGTGCTACGAGTATGAGAGAAGGGAAGGAACTCAACAGTGTCCACAGTGCAAGACCAGATACAAACGCCTCAAAGGTATATACACATACACCTTGATGAATTAACATTCACTTCCACGCACACTTGTTCTGGTTGTTCGTGTCGTTTTTAATTGTATTTGATGGCTTGAAGGGAGTCCAAGGGTGGCGGGAGATGAAGATGAGGAAGATATTGACGATATTGAACACGAATTCAAAATTGATGATGAGCAAAACAGGAATAGAAACATTGTTGAGACCATTCTACATGGTAAGATGACCTATGGAAGAGGACCAGAAGATGAAGATTCTGCTCAGTACCCTCCTGTAATCGCTGGAATCCGCTCACATCCGGTATGAATAGTAAAATCTCAGTCCAAGAATTTCTAAGataagaattttttttgaatACCTTGGATATGAATGCATTTCATGGATACAGGTTAGTGGTGAATTCCCGATatcaagtcatgcaaacggagaGCAGATGTTGGGATCTTCCCTTCACAAAAGGATACATCCGTATCCAGCTTCCGAACCTGGAAGTGCAAGATGGGATGATAAGAAAGAGGGAGGGTGGAAAGAAAGAATGGATGATTGGAAATTGCAGCAAGGAAATCTGGGGCAAGATTATGATGACTATGCTGACCCTGATATGGCCATGTAAGTTGTTAACATTGAACTTTAACATGAAAACATTATGCAAGTACATAGCTTGAATCATAATACTGAGGCATGGGAATTGCAAATGAACAAAAATGCTCACATCTAGATCGGGATGACGACTTTTCTCACCCATAGTTACCACTTCTACAGGTTCATCACTCATTGTCCCGCCATCCGTTAATTCATCATAAAGTTCTTTAAAAAATTCCTCTAGGCTAAAAGGAGGGACTACACGGTGTTCAGCCCTTTTGAAGAGATAGATTCAAACCCCTACTCGGTCTAGCTTGGTTATTTCCTGAGGTTGGAGATACAAATACTAGCACTTGACTAGTTAAATTTCACCCTCTTTTCTCATTCACATCCACATAAATGGAAGTGAAAGGAGTACATATAACAAGTTCATGCCAGTAGCAGTAAGAATGAATTAGTTGAAATGAAAAGGCGTTTATTCATGTATGGAAACCTATAGTCAGTAAGAATTTCTAGTATATCTACTCTTGTAGCTTAATAGTTAATAATGCATATTAGATTCACTAGATTGCAGTGATTTCTTTTATAACCCATCAATTCAATGCTTAAAAATAGTTGTAATACAAACTGCAACATGCTCTCAGCTAATCGATGTGAGAAAATGCAGGGTGGATGAAGCAAGACAGCCTTTGTCAAGAAAAGTGCCAATAGCATCAAGCAAGATCAATCCTTACCGGATGGTGATTGTGGCTAGGCTGTTTATTCTGGCCATCTTCCTACGTTACAGAATTCTGAATCCAGTGCATGACGCGATTGGTCTCTGGCTAACTTCTATCATCTGTGAGATCTGGTTTGCCTTCTCTTGGATCCTTGATCAGTTCCCCAAATGGTTCCCAATCGACCGTGAGACTTACCTCGATCGTCTCTCTCTCAGGTGACAATACTTTGCAAGTCTATTGTCCTGCTTAAGCATGGACATACAACCAATTGAGTATTACCAATGTATGACCCTTGTTTTCGTAAAAATATGTCATACTCTATGTACAAGTTTAGATACTAATAGAACTACATCAAAGTTACACGGAAGAGCTTACATTCAGGCAAAATATACTAGAAGAGAAACTATGACAAATCATATTTACAAATTTTTACAACTACAAGTCAAATCACTGTCCGAGTTGCTTCTTAAAAGTTGGAACAAACTTTTCAAGATAAAAACTTTACCACTAGAGAATACATATTTCACCAATTTTTTTATGTAGGTATGAGAGAGAAGGAGAACCAAACATGTTAGCCCCCGTCGATATCTTTGTCAGTACAGTGGATCCTATGAAGGAACCTCCTCTTGTTACGGCGAATACGATCCTCTCAATATTAGCAATGGATTACCCTGTTGACAAAACTTCATGCTACCTATCTGATGATGGAGCTTCAATGTGCACCTTTGAAGCACTATCAGAAACTGCAGAATTTGCTAGAAAATGGGTTCCCTTCTGCAAGAAGTTTGCTATAGAGCCTCGAGCACCAGAGTTTTACTTCTCTCAAAAAATCGATTATCTCAAGGACAAAGTCCAGCCAACATTTGTTAAGGAGAGACGAGCAATGAAGGTATAGCTTGAACTCTCGATTTCATCAGCAGCTTAGTGCTATATAAAACTTTTTCCAAGTCACGAATTCACAAACGTTATTGTACTTGACAGAGAGAGTATGAAGAATTCAAAGTTAGAATCAATGCACTAGTTGCCAAAGCAACTAAAATGCCTCCGGGAGGATGGATCATGCAAGATGGAACACCGTGGCCAGGAAATAATACAAGGGACCATCCCGGTATGATTCAAGTCTTTTTAGGCCAAAGTGGAGGAACTGATGTTGAAGGAAATGAACTCCCTCGTCTTGTTTATGTTTCTCGTGAAAAAAGGCCTGGTTTCCAGCATCACAAAAAGGCCGGCGCCATGAATGCCCTGGTAAACATACTGACATGTCAAAATTGTTACACATTTACTTGGAAACATTATGCGCACTATATCAGATATCTTGACAAGAATTTTTGCAGAATGACAAAATATTTTCTCGATGTCAACTTTGCAGGTTCGTGTTTCAGGAGTTCTTACCAATGCACCATTTATGCTTAACTTGGACTGTGATCACTACCTTAACAACAGCAAGGCTTCCAGAGAAGCCATGTGCTTCTTAATGGATCCACAAATGGGCAAAAAAATTTGCTTCGTCCAGTTTCCTCAAAGATTCGATGGAATAGACAGGCACGATAGATATGCCAACAGAAACACAGTCTTCTTTGATGTAAGATCCAGCAAAATATGCTACATAAAGCCACTGCCAAAATACATACATTAAAACTGACAAGgttttttacaaaaaattaa
The Nicotiana sylvestris chromosome 11, ASM39365v2, whole genome shotgun sequence DNA segment above includes these coding regions:
- the LOC104227156 gene encoding cellulose synthase A catalytic subunit 7 [UDP-forming] — translated: MEASAGLVAGSHNRNELVVIHGHEEHKPLKDLSGQVCEICGDEIGLTVDGDLFVACNECGFPVCRPCYEYERREGTQQCPQCKTRYKRLKGSPRVAGDEDEEDIDDIEHEFKIDDEQNRNRNIVETILHGKMTYGRGPEDEDSAQYPPVIAGIRSHPVSGEFPISSHANGEQMLGSSLHKRIHPYPASEPGSARWDDKKEGGWKERMDDWKLQQGNLGQDYDDYADPDMAMVDEARQPLSRKVPIASSKINPYRMVIVARLFILAIFLRYRILNPVHDAIGLWLTSIICEIWFAFSWILDQFPKWFPIDRETYLDRLSLRYEREGEPNMLAPVDIFVSTVDPMKEPPLVTANTILSILAMDYPVDKTSCYLSDDGASMCTFEALSETAEFARKWVPFCKKFAIEPRAPEFYFSQKIDYLKDKVQPTFVKERRAMKREYEEFKVRINALVAKATKMPPGGWIMQDGTPWPGNNTRDHPGMIQVFLGQSGGTDVEGNELPRLVYVSREKRPGFQHHKKAGAMNALVRVSGVLTNAPFMLNLDCDHYLNNSKASREAMCFLMDPQMGKKICFVQFPQRFDGIDRHDRYANRNTVFFDINMKGLDGIQGPVYVGTGCVFRRQALYGYNPPKRAKRPRMVSCDCCPCFGRKKKLDSYKCEVNGDAANSQGFDDDKELLMSQMNFEKKFGQSAIFVTSTLMIEGGVPPSSSPAALLKEAIHVISCGYEDKTEWGLELGWIYGSITEDILTGFKMHCRGWRSVYCMPKVAAFKGSAPINLSDRLNQVLRWALGSVEIFFSRHSPVWYGHKGGKLKWLERLSYVNTTVYPFTSLPLLAYCTLPAVCLLTGKFIMPEISTFASLFFIALFLSIFATGILELRWSGVSIEEWWRNEQFWVIGGISAHLFAVVQGLLKILAGIDTNFTVTSKATDDDDFGELYAFKWTTLLIPPTTILIINLVGVVAGISDAINNGYQSWGPLFGKLFFAFWVIVHLYPFLKGLMGRQNRTPTIVVIWSILLASIFSLLWVRIDPFVLKTKGPDVKQCGLNC